In a single window of the Atlantibacter hermannii genome:
- the lepB gene encoding signal peptidase I, with protein MANMFALILVIATGVTGILWCLDKFIFAPKRRERQAAAQAATGDALDGKTLKKVGPKPGWLETGASVFPVLAIVLVVRSFIYEPFQIPSGSMMPTLLIGDFILVEKYAYGLKDPIYQKTLIETGHPKRGDIAVFKYPDDPRLDYIKRVVGLPGDRVSYDPVAKEVTIQPNCSSGQACGNALPVTYSAVEPSDFVQTFSRRNAGEASSGFFEVPKNETKENGIRLAERKESIGDVTHRILTVPIAQDQLGMYYQQAGQPLATWIVPPGHYFMMGDNRDNSADSRYWGFVPEANLVGRATAIWMSFEKQEGEWPTGVRLNRIGGIH; from the coding sequence ATGGCGAACATGTTTGCCCTGATCCTTGTTATCGCAACGGGCGTGACGGGTATCTTGTGGTGTCTGGATAAGTTTATCTTTGCCCCTAAGCGTCGCGAGCGTCAGGCTGCGGCACAGGCGGCAACGGGCGACGCGCTGGACGGCAAAACCCTGAAAAAAGTTGGCCCGAAACCGGGCTGGCTGGAAACGGGCGCATCGGTTTTTCCGGTGCTGGCCATTGTGCTGGTGGTGCGTTCCTTTATTTATGAACCTTTCCAGATCCCATCCGGTTCGATGATGCCAACGCTTCTGATTGGCGATTTCATCCTGGTTGAGAAATACGCGTATGGTCTGAAGGATCCGATTTATCAAAAAACGTTGATTGAGACTGGCCATCCTAAACGCGGCGATATCGCGGTCTTCAAATACCCTGATGATCCGCGTCTGGATTACATCAAGCGGGTGGTGGGGCTGCCAGGCGATCGCGTGAGCTACGATCCGGTCGCGAAAGAAGTCACTATCCAGCCGAACTGCAGTTCAGGCCAGGCGTGCGGCAACGCATTGCCGGTGACCTATTCCGCTGTAGAGCCGAGCGATTTTGTGCAGACCTTCTCGCGCCGTAACGCGGGTGAAGCGTCGAGCGGTTTCTTCGAAGTGCCGAAGAATGAAACCAAAGAGAACGGGATTCGCCTCGCCGAACGCAAAGAGAGCATCGGCGATGTGACGCACCGTATTCTGACGGTGCCGATTGCGCAGGATCAGCTGGGCATGTATTACCAGCAGGCGGGTCAGCCGCTGGCCACCTGGATCGTACCGCCCGGTCATTATTTCATGATGGGCGATAACCGCGATAACAGCGCCGATAGCCGCTACTGGGGCTTTGTCCCTGAAGCCAATCTGGTCGGCAGAGCGACCGCAATCTGGATGAGCTTTGAAAAGCAGGAAGGCGAATGGCCTACCGGCGTGCGTCTCAACCGTATTGGCGGTATTCACTAA
- the lepA gene encoding GTP-binding protein LepA, which translates to MKNIRNFSIIAHIDHGKSTLSDRIIQICGGLSDREMEAQVLDSMDLERERGITIKAQSVTLDFKSSDGETYQLNFIDTPGHVDFSYEVSRSLAACEGALLVVDAGQGVEAQTLANCYTAMEMDLEVVPVLNKIDLPAADPDRVAEEIEDIVGIDATDAVRCSAKTGVGVQDVLERLVRDIPAPQGDPDAPLQALIIDSWFDNYLGVVSLVRIKNGTMRKGDKIKVMSTGQVYNADRLGIFTPKQVDRTELKCGEVGWLVCAIKDILGAPVGDTLTQARNPADKALPGFKKVKPQVYAGLFPVSSDDYENFRDALGKLSLNDASLFYEPESSTALGFGFRCGFLGLLHMEIIQERLEREYDLDLITTAPTVVYEVQTTSKEVIYVDSPSKLPPLNNIDELREPIAECHMLLPQEYLGNVITLCVEKRGVQTNMVYHGNQVALTYEIPMAEVVLDFFDRLKSTSRGYASLDYNFKRFQASNMVRVDVLINGERVDALALITHNDNAPYRGRELVEKMKELIPRQQFDIAIQAAIGNHIIARSTVKQLRKNVLAKCYGGDVSRKKKLLQKQKEGKKRMKQVGNVELPQEAFLAILHVGKDSK; encoded by the coding sequence ATGAAGAACATAAGAAACTTCTCTATCATTGCTCACATCGACCACGGTAAGTCGACGCTTTCTGACCGCATCATTCAGATTTGCGGTGGCCTTTCTGATCGTGAAATGGAAGCCCAGGTGCTTGATTCCATGGACCTGGAACGCGAACGTGGGATCACCATCAAAGCGCAAAGCGTTACCCTCGATTTCAAATCTTCTGACGGCGAAACCTATCAGCTGAACTTTATCGACACGCCGGGCCACGTTGACTTCTCTTATGAAGTTTCTCGCTCGCTTGCCGCTTGCGAAGGCGCGCTGCTGGTTGTGGATGCCGGGCAGGGCGTAGAAGCCCAGACCCTGGCAAACTGCTATACCGCGATGGAAATGGACCTGGAAGTGGTCCCGGTATTAAACAAAATCGATCTCCCTGCGGCCGATCCGGATCGCGTGGCTGAAGAGATCGAAGACATTGTCGGCATCGATGCCACTGACGCGGTACGTTGTTCGGCGAAGACCGGCGTAGGTGTTCAGGATGTGCTGGAGCGTCTGGTTCGCGACATCCCCGCCCCGCAAGGCGATCCTGACGCGCCGCTGCAGGCGCTGATTATCGATTCCTGGTTCGATAACTATCTGGGCGTCGTTTCCCTGGTGCGTATTAAGAACGGCACCATGCGTAAAGGCGATAAAATCAAAGTGATGAGCACCGGTCAGGTGTATAACGCCGATCGTCTGGGGATCTTCACGCCGAAACAGGTCGACCGTACCGAGCTGAAATGTGGCGAAGTGGGCTGGCTGGTTTGCGCCATTAAAGACATCCTCGGCGCGCCGGTGGGCGATACCCTGACTCAGGCGCGTAACCCTGCGGATAAGGCACTGCCGGGCTTTAAGAAAGTGAAACCCCAGGTGTATGCCGGCCTGTTCCCGGTCAGCTCTGACGATTACGAGAACTTCCGCGACGCGCTGGGCAAACTGAGCCTGAACGACGCTTCACTGTTCTACGAACCGGAAAGTTCAACCGCGCTGGGCTTCGGCTTCCGCTGTGGCTTCCTGGGCTTGCTCCATATGGAAATCATCCAGGAGCGTCTGGAGCGTGAATACGATCTTGATCTGATCACCACGGCGCCGACAGTGGTCTATGAGGTTCAGACCACCAGTAAAGAAGTCATTTACGTCGACAGCCCGTCTAAACTTCCGCCGCTGAACAACATTGATGAGCTGCGTGAGCCGATCGCCGAATGTCATATGCTTCTCCCGCAGGAGTATTTGGGCAACGTGATTACGCTGTGCGTTGAGAAGCGTGGCGTGCAGACCAACATGGTTTATCACGGCAATCAGGTGGCGCTGACTTACGAAATTCCGATGGCGGAAGTGGTACTCGATTTCTTTGACCGCCTGAAGTCTACCTCCCGTGGTTATGCATCGCTGGATTACAATTTCAAACGCTTCCAGGCCTCCAACATGGTACGTGTCGACGTGCTGATTAACGGCGAGCGTGTTGATGCGCTGGCGCTGATCACCCACAACGACAACGCACCTTACCGCGGACGCGAGCTGGTTGAAAAAATGAAAGAGCTGATCCCGCGTCAGCAATTTGATATCGCAATTCAGGCGGCCATTGGCAACCACATCATTGCGCGTTCGACCGTGAAACAGCTGCGTAAAAACGTACTGGCAAAATGCTACGGCGGCGACGTGAGCCGTAAGAAAAAGCTGCTGCAAAAACAGAAAGAAGGTAAGAAGCGCATGAAGCAGGTCGGCAACGTCGAACTGCCGCAGGAAGCGTTCCTCGCCATTTTGCATGTGGGCAAAGACAGCAAATAA
- the air_2 gene encoding aerotaxis receptor protein gives MRINNPVTQHEYLLPDDATLMSTTDTQSYITYANSAFIKSSGFSEADLMGQPHNHIRHPDMPPEAFADMWFTLRQGESWTGLVKNRRKNGDHYWVRANVTPVYRHEELTGYISVRNVPTRDEVNAAEQLYQAVNEKRAGTLRFFKGLVVRGKWLSPLSLLQKISVAWRLALPLLAFTLVTHLLPLADLPFGLHALMTIAAAGAAGWFMHAQVARPLKIIVSQMQKIVSGRKAGHMHFNRVDEIGKIMRLVNQAGLNLHSLVNDVSVQASGISEISQQLEVNSTALNERTDETSAQLQQTAAAIEEITSAVQQTAATSEITISMAEKTSIVAQEGASVMEETIDVMKSISKISDQIVDIISVIDSIAFQTNILALNAAVEAARAGASGKGFAVVAAEVRNLAQHSASSAKEIKTLIERNVQSVRSGVEMVELAEKHISEMAAEIRQMSQLIKEVGHATGEQTAALGLINESVSQIETMAKNNADMVAYATQIASDLNRRGNRLTSAINVFGGENA, from the coding sequence ATGAGAATAAACAATCCTGTTACTCAGCATGAATATTTGCTTCCCGATGATGCGACATTAATGTCCACCACCGATACGCAGAGTTATATCACTTATGCCAACTCCGCCTTTATCAAATCCAGCGGCTTTAGCGAAGCGGATTTGATGGGGCAACCCCACAATCATATTCGCCACCCGGATATGCCGCCGGAAGCCTTTGCCGATATGTGGTTTACCCTCCGGCAGGGCGAAAGCTGGACCGGACTGGTGAAAAACCGCCGTAAAAATGGCGATCATTACTGGGTACGCGCCAACGTCACGCCGGTTTATCGTCATGAAGAACTTACGGGTTATATTTCCGTGCGTAACGTACCGACCCGTGATGAAGTCAACGCGGCGGAACAGCTTTATCAGGCGGTGAATGAAAAACGCGCCGGAACCCTGCGCTTTTTTAAAGGGCTGGTGGTGCGCGGGAAATGGTTAAGCCCGCTGTCGTTACTGCAAAAAATATCTGTCGCATGGCGTCTTGCCTTGCCCTTGCTTGCGTTCACGCTGGTGACGCACCTGCTGCCCCTGGCAGATCTGCCCTTTGGCCTGCACGCGTTGATGACGATCGCGGCGGCGGGCGCTGCTGGATGGTTTATGCATGCGCAGGTCGCGCGCCCGCTGAAAATCATCGTCAGCCAGATGCAAAAAATTGTCTCAGGCCGTAAAGCAGGTCATATGCATTTCAATCGCGTTGACGAGATCGGCAAGATAATGCGCCTGGTTAATCAGGCGGGACTGAACCTCCATTCATTAGTGAATGACGTCAGCGTTCAGGCGAGCGGCATCAGTGAAATCAGCCAACAGCTTGAAGTGAACAGTACCGCGCTGAACGAGCGAACGGATGAAACGTCTGCGCAGCTGCAACAAACCGCAGCGGCTATTGAAGAAATCACCAGTGCGGTGCAGCAAACCGCGGCTACATCTGAAATTACGATTTCAATGGCGGAAAAAACCAGCATCGTCGCGCAGGAAGGCGCGTCGGTGATGGAGGAAACCATCGATGTGATGAAATCCATTTCGAAGATCAGCGATCAGATTGTCGATATCATCAGTGTGATAGACAGCATCGCTTTTCAAACCAATATCCTTGCGCTGAACGCGGCGGTAGAAGCCGCGCGGGCGGGCGCATCTGGTAAAGGTTTTGCCGTTGTCGCCGCAGAAGTGCGCAATCTGGCCCAGCATTCCGCTTCATCCGCGAAAGAAATCAAGACGCTGATAGAGCGCAACGTGCAAAGCGTGCGTTCCGGCGTGGAAATGGTTGAGCTGGCAGAAAAGCATATCAGCGAAATGGCAGCTGAAATCCGTCAAATGTCGCAGCTGATCAAAGAAGTCGGTCACGCTACCGGGGAACAAACTGCCGCGCTGGGACTCATTAATGAGTCGGTTTCGCAAATTGAAACCATGGCGAAGAACAATGCCGATATGGTGGCGTATGCGACGCAGATTGCCAGCGATCTGAACCGACGCGGTAATCGCCTGACCAGCGCCATCAACGTTTTTGGTGGGGAAAACGCATAG
- the rseC gene encoding sigma-E factor regulatory protein — protein MMKEWATVVSWQNGEAIVSCDVKSSCNSCASRSGCGSRILNKLGPQTHHSIVVPCEQPLVAGQKVELGIAEGSLLSSALLVYMSPLVGLFIVAGLFQLLFNTDIAAMTGALLGGVGGFLLAKGLSPALSRRENWQPVILSVGLPPDELRVETSSQDNLL, from the coding sequence ATGATGAAAGAATGGGCCACGGTAGTATCGTGGCAAAATGGCGAAGCCATAGTAAGTTGTGACGTCAAATCCTCGTGCAACAGCTGTGCGTCCCGTTCAGGCTGTGGTAGCCGCATTCTCAATAAGCTCGGCCCGCAAACCCACCATTCAATTGTGGTCCCTTGCGAGCAACCACTTGTTGCCGGGCAGAAAGTGGAGCTGGGTATTGCGGAAGGCAGTTTGCTGAGTTCCGCGCTGCTGGTTTATATGTCACCGCTTGTCGGGCTGTTTATCGTTGCGGGATTGTTTCAACTGCTATTCAACACCGATATTGCCGCCATGACGGGAGCGTTGCTGGGTGGCGTCGGCGGGTTTTTACTGGCGAAAGGACTTTCACCCGCTTTAAGCCGACGTGAAAACTGGCAGCCGGTTATTTTGAGTGTCGGTTTGCCCCCGGATGAACTTCGGGTTGAAACCTCTTCACAAGACAACTTGCTGTAA
- the rseB gene encoding sigma-E factor regulatory protein: protein MKQLWCAMSLVAGSLLFSANASADSSTEALLQQMTQASQSLNYELAFISINKQGVESLRYRHARLDNKPMAQLLQMDGPRREVVQRGNEVSYFEPGLEPFTLNGDYIVDSLPSLVYTDYKRLAPYYDFISVGRTRIADRLCDVIRVVARDGTRYSYIVWLDSQTKLPMRVDLLDRDGETLEQFRVISFTVNETPAPVMQNLAKATLPPLLSVPGSEKVNFNWAPTWLPQGFNEISGSRRPLPGVDVPIESRLYTDGLFSFSVNVNRAGAASSSQMLRTGRRTVSSDVRNNAEITIVGELPPQTAKRIADSVKFRASQP, encoded by the coding sequence ATGAAGCAACTTTGGTGTGCTATGTCTTTAGTGGCAGGCAGCCTGTTATTTTCTGCAAACGCCTCGGCAGATTCATCCACCGAGGCGTTGTTACAGCAAATGACCCAGGCCAGTCAGTCACTTAACTATGAATTGGCTTTTATCAGTATCAACAAGCAGGGCGTTGAATCGCTGCGCTATCGTCATGCGCGTCTTGATAACAAGCCGATGGCCCAACTTCTCCAGATGGACGGGCCGCGCCGTGAAGTGGTGCAGCGCGGTAACGAAGTCAGTTATTTTGAACCCGGCCTCGAACCCTTCACGTTGAACGGCGACTATATCGTTGATTCACTGCCTTCTCTGGTCTACACCGACTATAAGCGTCTGGCCCCTTACTATGATTTCATTTCAGTAGGCAGAACGCGTATTGCCGATCGACTTTGCGATGTTATTCGTGTTGTCGCGCGTGATGGCACGCGCTACAGCTACATCGTTTGGCTGGATTCCCAAACCAAACTTCCGATGCGCGTCGACTTGCTGGATCGTGATGGCGAAACCCTGGAACAATTTCGGGTGATTTCGTTTACCGTGAATGAAACGCCCGCACCTGTGATGCAGAATTTAGCCAAAGCGACCTTACCGCCGCTGCTTTCGGTTCCTGGCTCGGAAAAGGTCAACTTCAACTGGGCGCCAACCTGGCTGCCGCAGGGATTTAATGAAATTTCCGGTAGCCGTCGTCCGTTGCCTGGCGTGGATGTCCCCATTGAATCACGTTTGTATACCGACGGCCTGTTTAGTTTCTCCGTTAACGTTAATCGCGCTGGCGCGGCCAGTTCCAGCCAGATGCTGCGTACCGGGCGTCGAACAGTGAGTTCTGATGTGCGGAATAACGCTGAGATTACCATTGTGGGCGAATTACCACCGCAAACGGCTAAACGAATCGCGGATAGCGTTAAATTCAGGGCTTCCCAACCATGA
- the rseA gene encoding sigma-E factor negative regulatory protein: MQKEQLSALMDGESLDSEVLNALSNDKALQQSWESYHLIRDTLRGDTADVIHFDIAANVMAAIENEPVHRTSPLIPESQPAPQQWQKMPFWEKLRPWASQITQIGVAACVSLAVIVGVQQYNTPTDAPGQPETPVFNTLPMMGQASPVSLGVPSEATGGTGPQQVQEQRRRINAMLQDYELQRRLHAEQLQFEQAQTQQAAVQVPGTQTLGTQPQ; encoded by the coding sequence ATGCAGAAAGAACAACTTTCCGCTTTAATGGATGGTGAGTCTCTGGATAGTGAAGTGCTGAACGCGTTGTCTAACGACAAAGCGCTGCAGCAATCATGGGAGAGCTATCACCTCATTCGTGACACCCTGCGTGGTGACACGGCTGATGTGATTCACTTCGACATCGCTGCTAACGTTATGGCCGCGATCGAAAACGAGCCTGTACATCGGACCTCGCCCCTCATTCCAGAGTCACAACCGGCTCCGCAACAATGGCAAAAAATGCCGTTCTGGGAAAAACTGCGCCCTTGGGCAAGTCAGATCACGCAAATTGGCGTAGCCGCTTGCGTATCACTGGCTGTGATTGTCGGTGTGCAGCAGTACAACACGCCGACCGACGCCCCGGGTCAACCCGAAACGCCCGTCTTTAATACGCTTCCGATGATGGGACAAGCCAGCCCGGTAAGCCTGGGCGTGCCGTCCGAAGCGACTGGCGGCACCGGTCCGCAGCAGGTTCAGGAGCAGCGTCGCCGTATCAACGCTATGCTTCAGGATTATGAACTGCAGCGTCGTTTACACGCAGAACAGCTTCAGTTTGAACAGGCCCAGACTCAGCAAGCCGCTGTGCAGGTGCCAGGAACCCAAACGTTAGGAACGCAACCGCAGTAA
- the rpoE gene encoding RNA polymerase sigma factor RpoE: protein MSEQLTDQVLVERVQKGDQKSFNLLVVRYQHKVASLVSRYVPSGDVPDVVQESFIKAYRALDSFRGDSAFYTWLYRIAVNTAKNYLVAQGRRPPSSDVDAIDAENFESAGALKEISNPENLMLSEELKQIVFRTIESLPEDLRMAITLRELDGLSYEEIAAIMDCPVGTVRSRIFRAREAIDNKVQPLIRR, encoded by the coding sequence ATGAGCGAGCAGTTAACGGATCAGGTCCTTGTTGAGCGGGTCCAGAAGGGAGATCAGAAATCGTTTAACTTACTGGTAGTTCGCTACCAGCATAAGGTGGCGAGTCTGGTTTCTCGCTATGTGCCATCGGGGGATGTGCCTGATGTTGTACAGGAATCTTTTATCAAAGCGTATCGTGCGTTGGATTCTTTCCGTGGCGATAGCGCGTTTTATACCTGGCTGTATCGTATTGCCGTTAATACAGCGAAAAATTACCTGGTTGCTCAGGGGCGTCGTCCGCCATCAAGCGATGTGGACGCCATAGACGCAGAAAATTTCGAAAGTGCGGGTGCATTGAAAGAAATTTCGAACCCTGAGAACTTAATGTTGTCAGAAGAACTGAAACAGATAGTTTTCCGTACCATAGAGTCACTCCCGGAAGATTTACGCATGGCAATTACGTTACGGGAGTTGGATGGCCTGAGCTATGAAGAGATAGCTGCTATCATGGATTGCCCGGTAGGTACGGTTCGTTCCCGTATATTTCGTGCGCGGGAAGCTATTGATAATAAAGTTCAACCGCTCATCCGGCGTTGA
- the nadB gene encoding L-aspartate oxidase encodes MNTTSQLNCDVLIVGSGAAGLSLALRLADNCQVIVLSKGPVNEGSTLYAQGGIAAVFDEMDSIDSHVEDTLIAGAGICDRDAVEFVASNARHCVQWLIDQGVLFDTEVQPNGEENYHLTREGGHSHRRILHAADATGREVETTLVGKALAHPNIQILERSNAVDLIISDKIGLPGTRRVVGAWVWNRNKEEVETCRAKAVVLATGGASKVYQYTTNPDISSGDGIAMAWRAGCRVANLEFNQFHPTALFHPQARNFLLTEALRGEGALLKRPDGTRFMPDFDERAELAPRDIVARAIDHEMKRLGADCMYLDISHKPAEFVRQHFPMIYEKLLGLGLDLTRDPVPIVPAAHYTCGGVMVDEHGRTDVDGLYAIGEATYTGLHGANRMASNSLLECLVYGWSAAEDIQKRLPFARETKALPAWDESRVENADELVVLQHNWHELRLFMWDYVGIVRTTRRLERALRRITMLQQEIDEYYANFRVSNNLLELRNLVQVAELIVRCAMMRKESRGLHYTLDYPELKEPSGPSVLSPLIHINK; translated from the coding sequence ATGAACACAACCTCTCAACTCAATTGCGACGTTTTGATTGTCGGCAGCGGCGCGGCGGGCCTCTCGCTTGCGCTACGCCTGGCGGATAACTGTCAGGTTATTGTCCTGAGCAAAGGGCCGGTAAATGAAGGCTCCACGCTTTATGCTCAGGGCGGTATTGCCGCGGTATTCGATGAAATGGACAGCATCGACTCCCATGTGGAAGACACGCTTATCGCTGGCGCAGGAATCTGCGATCGCGACGCGGTAGAGTTCGTCGCCAGCAATGCCCGCCACTGCGTGCAATGGCTCATCGATCAAGGCGTCTTATTCGATACCGAAGTCCAGCCAAACGGTGAAGAGAATTATCATCTGACGCGTGAAGGCGGGCACAGCCACCGTCGTATTCTTCATGCAGCCGACGCGACGGGCCGGGAAGTCGAGACCACCCTGGTCGGTAAAGCACTGGCCCATCCGAATATTCAAATCCTCGAACGCAGCAATGCCGTCGATTTGATTATTTCTGACAAAATCGGCCTGCCGGGTACCCGACGCGTGGTAGGCGCCTGGGTGTGGAACCGTAATAAAGAAGAAGTCGAAACCTGCCGCGCCAAAGCGGTGGTGCTGGCGACGGGCGGCGCGTCCAAGGTCTATCAATACACCACCAACCCGGATATCTCTTCCGGCGATGGTATCGCGATGGCGTGGCGCGCAGGCTGCCGGGTTGCCAACCTGGAATTCAACCAGTTTCATCCCACTGCCCTGTTTCACCCTCAGGCGCGCAATTTCTTACTGACCGAAGCGCTGCGTGGCGAAGGCGCCTTGTTGAAGCGACCTGACGGAACGCGGTTTATGCCCGACTTTGATGAGCGGGCTGAACTAGCGCCACGCGATATCGTGGCGCGTGCTATCGATCATGAAATGAAGCGGCTTGGCGCGGATTGCATGTATCTCGACATCAGTCATAAGCCAGCAGAATTCGTTCGCCAACATTTCCCGATGATTTATGAAAAACTGCTGGGGCTTGGGCTCGATTTAACCCGCGATCCGGTGCCGATTGTTCCCGCCGCGCACTATACCTGCGGCGGCGTGATGGTGGATGAACACGGACGGACTGACGTTGACGGGCTGTATGCAATTGGCGAAGCCACCTATACCGGGCTGCATGGCGCAAACCGGATGGCATCGAACTCGCTGCTGGAATGCCTGGTATATGGCTGGTCGGCGGCAGAGGATATTCAAAAGCGATTGCCTTTCGCCCGTGAAACCAAAGCCCTTCCCGCCTGGGATGAAAGCCGGGTGGAAAATGCCGATGAACTGGTGGTGCTTCAGCATAACTGGCACGAATTACGGCTGTTTATGTGGGATTACGTTGGGATCGTACGCACCACGCGTCGGCTTGAGCGCGCGCTGCGCCGCATTACCATGCTCCAGCAGGAAATCGACGAGTATTACGCAAACTTCAGAGTGTCAAACAACCTGCTGGAATTGCGTAACCTGGTACAAGTTGCTGAGTTAATCGTGCGCTGCGCCATGATGCGCAAAGAGAGCCGCGGTCTGCATTACACGCTTGATTATCCGGAGCTTAAAGAACCTTCAGGACCATCGGTGCTCTCGCCGCTGATTCACATAAATAAATAA
- the yfiC gene encoding tRNA (adenine-N(6)-)-methyltransferase, translated as MPTSKTQLRRDGFTFKQFFVAHDRCAMKVGTDGILLGAWAPVAGVKRILDIGTGSGLIALMLAQRTSDALIDAVEMDPQAAEQAAENAQASPWADRIHVHQADFLSWTPDASHRYDLIVSNPPFYDKGVECGTSQRELARYNTSLEHEALLRGAAQLITEEGSFCVVLPESTGSAFTLKAQEMGWHIRLRTDVCDNEKKLPHRVLLAFSPTPGELFVDRIAIRGPDQLYSDAWCGLTQDFYLFM; from the coding sequence ATGCCAACGTCTAAAACGCAGCTTCGTCGCGATGGTTTCACTTTTAAGCAGTTCTTTGTTGCTCACGATCGTTGTGCAATGAAAGTGGGAACTGATGGTATTTTATTGGGTGCCTGGGCACCGGTAGCAGGCGTCAAACGTATCCTGGATATTGGTACCGGCAGCGGTTTGATTGCGTTAATGCTGGCCCAGCGTACCAGTGACGCGCTTATCGACGCGGTGGAAATGGATCCCCAGGCGGCCGAACAGGCTGCGGAAAATGCGCAGGCCTCGCCCTGGGCCGACCGTATCCATGTTCATCAGGCGGATTTCTTATCCTGGACCCCGGATGCGTCCCATCGCTATGACCTGATAGTCAGCAATCCGCCTTTTTATGATAAAGGCGTAGAGTGCGGCACGTCGCAACGTGAACTGGCGCGTTATAACACTTCACTTGAGCATGAAGCACTGCTGCGCGGCGCGGCGCAGTTGATTACCGAAGAGGGGAGTTTTTGTGTCGTCCTGCCTGAATCGACCGGCAGCGCGTTTACCCTGAAAGCGCAGGAAATGGGCTGGCATATTCGTTTACGTACCGATGTATGCGACAACGAGAAAAAATTGCCGCATCGGGTATTGCTGGCTTTTTCGCCCACGCCGGGTGAACTGTTTGTCGATCGCATTGCCATCCGTGGGCCAGACCAGCTTTACTCTGATGCATGGTGCGGCCTGACCCAGGATTTTTATTTATTTATGTGA
- the srmB gene encoding ATP-dependent RNA helicase codes for MTVTTFSELELDESLLKALQDKGFTRPTAIQAAAIPPALEGRDVLGSAPTGTGKTAAYLLPVLQHLLDFPRKKSGPPRILILTPTRELAMQVAEQARELAAHTHLDIATITGGVAYMNHAEVFSENQDIVVATTGRLLQYIKEENFDCRAVETLILDEADRMLDMGFAQDIERIAGETRWRNQTMLFSATLEGDAIKDFAERLLNEPEEVSASPSTRERKKIHQWYYRADDIQHKTALLVHLLKQPDATRTIVFVRKRERVHELAGWLREAGINNCYIEGEMVQAKRNEAISRLTDGRVNVLVATDVAARGIDIPTLATLLTLICRVPLIPICTASGVLAVRAGKAPRFHWLKRTTICC; via the coding sequence ATGACTGTAACCACTTTTTCCGAACTTGAACTTGATGAAAGCCTGCTGAAAGCCCTTCAGGATAAAGGCTTCACTCGCCCGACAGCCATTCAGGCTGCCGCCATTCCGCCTGCCCTGGAAGGGCGTGATGTGCTCGGTTCTGCGCCGACAGGCACCGGTAAAACGGCGGCATATCTGCTGCCGGTGTTGCAGCATTTGCTCGACTTCCCTCGTAAAAAATCCGGGCCGCCGCGCATCCTGATTTTAACGCCGACCCGTGAACTCGCTATGCAGGTCGCGGAGCAGGCGCGGGAGCTGGCGGCGCATACCCATCTGGATATCGCCACGATTACCGGCGGCGTGGCCTACATGAACCACGCTGAAGTGTTCAGCGAGAACCAGGATATCGTGGTCGCAACCACGGGCCGTCTGCTGCAATACATCAAAGAAGAAAACTTTGACTGTCGGGCGGTCGAAACGCTGATCCTTGATGAAGCGGACCGCATGCTGGATATGGGCTTCGCGCAGGATATCGAGCGTATCGCCGGAGAAACCCGCTGGCGTAACCAGACAATGCTGTTTTCCGCCACGCTGGAAGGGGATGCCATTAAAGACTTCGCCGAGCGTCTGCTTAACGAGCCGGAAGAAGTCTCTGCCTCCCCGTCTACCCGCGAACGTAAAAAGATCCACCAGTGGTACTATCGCGCCGACGATATCCAGCACAAAACCGCCCTGCTGGTGCATTTACTCAAGCAGCCGGATGCCACCCGCACCATCGTGTTTGTACGCAAGCGCGAGCGCGTGCATGAGCTGGCGGGCTGGTTACGCGAGGCAGGCATTAATAACTGCTATATCGAAGGCGAGATGGTGCAGGCTAAGCGCAACGAGGCTATCAGCCGTCTGACTGACGGCCGGGTTAATGTCCTGGTGGCAACCGACGTGGCGGCGCGTGGTATTGATATCCCGACGTTAGCCACGTTATTAACTTTGATATGCCGCGTACCGCTGATACCTATCTGCACCGCATCGGGCGTACTGGCCGTGCGGGCCGGAAAGGCACCGCGATTTCACTGGTTGAAGCGCACGACCATTTGCTGTTAG